The DNA window AGGTCCGGAGCTTTCTCTCCTCCTCCGCCTGTTTCTGGCTGGAGCGTTATCACGCGGACGCCTTGCGCGTGGACGCCGTGGCCTCGATGCTTTACCTCGATTATTCGCGGAAGGACGGCGAGTGGATCCCGAACGAGCACGGCGGCCACGAGAACCTGGACGCCATTCATTTCCTCCGGTCCCTGAATGAGGAGATCTACCGGGGCTTTCCGGGCGTCCAGACGATCGCGGAGGAATCCACCGCCTGGCCGATGGTCTCGCGGCCGGCGTCCGTCGGAGGTTTGGGCTTCGGTCTCAAGTGGGACATGGGCTGGATGAACGACACCCTGCGGTACTTCGCGAAGGACCCCGTCCACCGCAAGTTCCACCACGGCGACCTCACCTTCCGGCAGCTCTACGCCCACACGGAAAACTTCGTCCTGCCGCTCTCCCACGACGAGGTCGTGCACGGCAAGGGCTCGCTCCTGGGACGGATGCCGGGGGACGACTGGCAGCGGTTCGCGAACTTGAGGCTCCTCTACGCCTGGCAATACGGCCAACCGGGAAAAAAACTCCTCTTCATGGGCGGCGAGTTCGGCCCGTGGAGCGAGTGGGACCACGAGCGGGGCCTTGACTGGGAACTTCTTCAATACGGGCCGCACCGGGGGATCCGGCGCTGGGTGACCGACCTGAATCGCCTCTATCGGTCCGAGCCCGCCCTGCACGAGGGGGACTGCCAGCCGTGGGGTTTCGAATGGATCGACTGCCACGACGCCGACGCGGGCGTCCTGAGCTTTTTGCGGAAGGACCGGGACGGGAACGCCGTGCTGGCCGTCCTGAATTTCACCCCGGTCCCGCGCCTGGGTTACGGGATCGGGGTCCCGGCCGGCGGCGTCTGGCGCGAGCTCTTGAACAGCGACGGCCGGGAATACGGGGGAAGTGGCATGGGAAATTTAGGCCGGACCGCCGCGGCCGGGCGGCCGCGCCACGGGAGGCCGTATTCGCTGTCGCTGACGCTCCCGCCGCTCGGCGCCCTCTTTTTGAAAAAGGATATTTGACAAGGGATCATCGATGACGCGCCGGTTCGTCTGCATCCACGGACACTTCTACCAGCCGCCCCGCGAAGACCCGAAGACGGGGGAGGTCCCGGTCGAGCCCTCCGCGGCGCCCCACCGGGACTGGAACCGGCGGATCACCGACGAGTGCTACTATCCGAACGTCGCCGCACGCACCTATGGCCGGATGAGCTTCGATTTCGGCCCCACCCTCCTCGCCTGGCTCGAGACCCACGCCCACAACGTCTATCGCGGGATCCTCGATGCCGATTTGGAGAGCCGCGAGCGATTCGGCGGGCACGGGTCCGCCCTCGCGATGGGCTACAACCACATGATCCTCCCCCTCGCGAACGCCCGCGACAAGAAGACCCAGATCCTTTGGGGATTGAAGGACTTCGAGCACCGCTTCGGCCGGCGGTCCGAAGGCTTCTGGTTCCCCGAGACGGCCGTGGACTTGGAAGGCCTGGAGATCCTCGCGGAACACGGGGTCCGGTTCACGGTCCTCGCCCCGCACCAGGCCCGCACCGTCCGCGAGCGGAACGACCACTACTGGCAAAAAGTCCCCGCGGGGGAGATCGACGCGACGATGCCCTACGAGCTCAACCTGCCGTCCGGACGGCGCATGGCGGTCTTTTTCTACGACGGGGCGATCTCGCGCGCGATCGCCTTCGAGGGCCTCCTCCACAGCGGCGACGCGCTGGTGGACCGCATGATGCGCACGTTTTCGGAGGACCGCGTGGGGCCGCAGCTCGTCTCGCTCGCAACCGACGGGGAATCCTACGGGCACCACCACAAGTTCGGGGAAATGGCCCTCGATTATGCCTTGAAAAGGATCGAGCGGGACGGACTCGCCCGGCTCGCCAACTTCGGGTCCTTTCTCGAGGCGTGCGAACCGACCCACGAGGTGGAGATCCGCGAGAGGACGTCTTGGAGCTGCCCCCACGGCGTGGAACGTTGGCGGGGCGACTGCGGCTGCCGGACGGGGACGGGGCCGGGGGGCCAGACTTGGAGGCAGCCCCTCCGCGAGGCCCTCGACTGGCTTCGGGATACGCTGGAACCCGTCTTCGAGATCGAGGCCTCGGAGTACCTGACGGACCCCTGGCGGGCCCGCGACGACTACATCGGCGTCCTTGTGAGCAAGGGGGCCGCGGATTTTTTCGCGGTCCACGCCGTCCGTCCCCTCGCCCCCCGCGAACAGGCGGACGTCCTTCGCCTGATGGAGCTGCAACGCCACCTGATGTTCATGTACACGAGCTGCGGCTGGTTCTTCGACGATCCGTGGGCCTTGGGGACGCTGCAGGTCCTCAAGTTCGCCCGGAGGGCGCTGGAACTGGCGGCGGAGGCGTTCGGCGCCGATCTCAAGCCCGAGTTCGAACGGAGGCTCGGCCCCCAATTTCCTGATGAGAGCCGACGTTAAACCCGACATGCGCCGCTCCACGTGGCGCGCCTTGCCCGCCGGCATCTGGGCGTTGGGATTCGGCTCCCTGTTCATGGACATCTCCTCCGAGATGATCCACGGCCTTTTGCCCCTCTTCATGGTCACCGCGTTGGGGGCGTCCATGGTGACCGTCGGCGTGATCGAGGGCGTCGCGGAGGCGACGGCGGCCATCCTGAAGGTCTTCTCGGGCGCGCTGAGCGATTACCTCGGCAAACGCAAGTTCCTGATGATCCTCGGTTACGGCCTCGCGGCCCTCACCAAACCGCTTTTTCCGCTGGCGTCGTCGATCGGCTGGGTGTTCACGGCGCGTTTCGTCGATCGCATCGGCAAAGGCATCCGCGGCGCGCCGCGAGACGCGCTGGTGGCCGACATGACGCCGGCCGCGTTGCGAGGCGCGGCCTACGGTTTGCGCCAGGCGCTCGATTCCGTGGGCGCCCTTCTCGGCCCGCTGCTGGCGGTGGTCTTTATGCTTTGGCTTTCCGACGACATCCGGGCCGTCATGTGGGTGGCCGTGGCGCCGGCCTTCATCGCGGTGACGCTGCTCCTGATCTACGTGCGCGACCCGGAGCGCGCGCATGCGCCCGGCCAGTCGAAGGCGCCGGTCACCTTCGAGGACGCCAAGCGCCTGCCGCTGCGTTACTGGCTGGTCGTGGTGTTGGGGGCCGTCTTTACGCTCGCCCGCTTCAGCGAGGCCTTCTTGGTGCTGCGCGCGAGGGACGTCGGGCTCGCGCTCGGCTACGTGCCGGTCGTCATGGTCGTGATGAACTTCTTCTACGCCGGGGCGGCCTACCCAGCCGGGGCCGCCGCCGACCGGCTCCGCCCGCGGACCCTCTTGTTGATCGGGCTGGGATTGCTCATCGTCGCCGACATGGTGCTGGCCGCGGCCAACGGCGCGCCGGCCGCCTTTGCGGGCGCGGCCCTGTGGGGCCTGCACATGGCCCTGACCCAGGGCCTGTTGTCGAAGCTCGTCGCGGACACGGTGCCGGAAACGTTGCGCGGCACCGGATTCGGCCTCTTCAATCTGGTCAGCGGGGTCGCGCTGCTTCTCGCGAGCGTGGTTGCGGGCGCCTTGTGGAGCGCCATCGGGCCGTCGGCCACCTTCCTGGCCGGAGCCGGATTCGCCGCCGTCGCCGCCATCGGTCTCGCGACGCTGGGCCGCCGGGCGCCCCGATCCGAGTCCGGCTAGACCGTTGCGCGTCCGGCGAGGACGTACGTGGCCGTTCCCATGCTCCCGGCGATTCCCCCGCGAACCGCCATGACCAAAATGATATTTTCGCCTGACCAAACTCATGTCGCCGGGCCGGAGGGGGATCTACTCTAGGAGCATGTTCGGAACGTTGATGCTCCTTTGCGACCTGTCACGGGCCGGCGTCAGGGCCCTGGAGTGGGCGGCCGGGCTGGCGGCATTGTTCGGTTCTCGCCTGACGATCGTGCATGTGATCGAGTGGTCACCCGAGAAGGGGGACGCGGGAGCCTCCGAAAAGGTCGAGCTTCAGATCCGGGCCGAGCTCTCCGCGGCCGTCGAAAAGACCGCCCCGGAACTCGTGGACGAGGTCATTTCCCGGACGCGGATCGAGGTCCTGGAAGGAAGGCCCGCCGTGACCCTCCTGGGCGCGATCGGGCGGGACGCCCCGGACCTGGTGGTGATGGGAACCGCCGGCCTGAGCGACCTTCCCCACGTGCTGATGGGGAGCGTGGCGGAGAAGGTCGTCCGCCACTCGCCCTCCCCCGTCCTGGTCACGCGCAAGACCTCGGCTTGGCCTCCCCGCTCGGTCCTGCTCCCGGTCGACTTCTCCGGCCCCGTGGACGAAACCTTCGCGCTCGCGGAGGCCCTCGCGGGGACGCTGCCGGTCCGTTTTTCCCTCGTCCACGTGATCACGCCGGTCCCGCCGACGGCCCGCGTCCCGTCGCTCCCGCCCGGAGACCTCATGGACGGCCTGGCCCCGAGGGAGAAGGACGCCCTCGAAAGACTCGAGGCGCTCCAGGCCTCGCACCCCAAGCTCGACACGGACTCCTTCCTCTTGGAGGGACCCGCGGCCGATCAGATCTGCCAGTCGGCGCGGGACTCAAAAACGGACCTGATCCTCATTCCCACGCACAGCCGGTCCGGGCTGGAGCGCTTTCTCATGGGGGGCGTCGCCGAACAGGTGGTCCGGTACGCCCCCTGCGCCGTCTTGAGCCATTGCCCCAAGGCGGCGGTTCCCTACCGGAGCCGCCTGATCCGCCCGGAGGCCTCATGAGATTCGCCGACCGCGATGAGGCGGCCCGCCGCCTCGCCAAGAAACTCTCCCGTTACGAGGGAAGGAATCCCCTCGTGCTCGCGATCCCGCGCGGGTCCGTTCCCATGGCCCGGATCATCGCGGACGCCCTGGGCGGAGAGGCCGACGTGGTCCTGGTCCGCAAGCTCGGCGCCCCGATGCAACCCGAGCTCGCCATCGGATCGGTCGACGAACACGGCCACACCTATCTCTCCGATTACGCGCGCCGGCTGGGGATCCCGGATTCCTACATCGAAAGGGAGAAACAGGCCCAGATGGAGACGCTGCGCGAGCGCCGCCGGCGCTACACCGCCGCCCGGCCTCCGATCGACCCCGCCGGAAGGACCGTCATCGTCGTCGACGACGGCATCGCCACGGGCGCCACGATGATCGCCGCCCTCAAGTCCGTCCGGGAGCACAAACCCGCGCGCCTCGTCGCCGCCGCGGCCGTCGCGCCCCCGGAGAACGTCGAGCGCGTCCGCCCGTACGCCGACGACGTCGTCTGTCTCGAGACCCCCGAGGATTTTTACGCCGTCGGCCAATTTTTCGACGATTTTCCCCAAGTCTCGGACGAGGAGGTGCTCCGGATCCTCAAGGCGGAGGCGGACGCGGACCCCGAGGTGCGGATCGCCGCCGACGGCCATCAGTTGCCCGGCAATCTGACGGTCCCGAAGGGGGCGTCCGGGCTCGTCCTCTTCGCGCACGGCAGCGGGAGCAGCCGCCTGAGCCCGCGGAACCGCTGCGTCGCGGAGGTCCTGCAAAAGGCCAAGATCGGCACCCTGCTCTTCGACCTCCTGACGCCCGAAGAGGACCGGACCTACGAGACGCGGTTCGACATCCCCCTCCTCACGCGCCGCCTCGTCGCGGCCACGGAGTGGACGGCCGTCCAAGAGGGGATCGGCGCCTTGCCGGTCGGCTATTTCGGCGCGTCGACCGGGGCGGCCGCGGCCCTCATGGCGGCGGCCGAGCTGGGAAACCGCGTCCGCGCCGTCGTCTCCAGGGGCGGCCGGCCGGACCTTGCGGGGCCCGTCTTGGATCGC is part of the bacterium genome and encodes:
- the glgB gene encoding 1,4-alpha-glucan branching protein GlgB; translated protein: MPNPLTVVPNPASLSLLGDQDLHLFNEGTHTRLYEKLGAHPVALGGRPGTYFAVWAPDAKAVSVAGDFNGWNPKNAPLAPRGRSGIWEGFVPGVGPGALYKYRIASRYHGLKTEKADPVGFFHEVSPRTASVVTDLAYDWGDAEWMAVRASKNRLDAPMSIYELHLGSWKKGLSYREIAPLLADHVSDLGFTHVEFLPVMEHPFYGSWGYQTTGYFAPTARYGTPQDFMALVDHLHRRGIGVILDWVPSHFPTDPHGPGFFDGTHLYEHAHPSQGFHPDWKSYVFNYKRNEVRSFLSSSACFWLERYHADALRVDAVASMLYLDYSRKDGEWIPNEHGGHENLDAIHFLRSLNEEIYRGFPGVQTIAEESTAWPMVSRPASVGGLGFGLKWDMGWMNDTLRYFAKDPVHRKFHHGDLTFRQLYAHTENFVLPLSHDEVVHGKGSLLGRMPGDDWQRFANLRLLYAWQYGQPGKKLLFMGGEFGPWSEWDHERGLDWELLQYGPHRGIRRWVTDLNRLYRSEPALHEGDCQPWGFEWIDCHDADAGVLSFLRKDRDGNAVLAVLNFTPVPRLGYGIGVPAGGVWRELLNSDGREYGGSGMGNLGRTAAAGRPRHGRPYSLSLTLPPLGALFLKKDI
- a CDS encoding DUF3536 domain-containing protein, producing MTRRFVCIHGHFYQPPREDPKTGEVPVEPSAAPHRDWNRRITDECYYPNVAARTYGRMSFDFGPTLLAWLETHAHNVYRGILDADLESRERFGGHGSALAMGYNHMILPLANARDKKTQILWGLKDFEHRFGRRSEGFWFPETAVDLEGLEILAEHGVRFTVLAPHQARTVRERNDHYWQKVPAGEIDATMPYELNLPSGRRMAVFFYDGAISRAIAFEGLLHSGDALVDRMMRTFSEDRVGPQLVSLATDGESYGHHHKFGEMALDYALKRIERDGLARLANFGSFLEACEPTHEVEIRERTSWSCPHGVERWRGDCGCRTGTGPGGQTWRQPLREALDWLRDTLEPVFEIEASEYLTDPWRARDDYIGVLVSKGAADFFAVHAVRPLAPREQADVLRLMELQRHLMFMYTSCGWFFDDPWALGTLQVLKFARRALELAAEAFGADLKPEFERRLGPQFPDESRR
- a CDS encoding MFS transporter encodes the protein MRRSTWRALPAGIWALGFGSLFMDISSEMIHGLLPLFMVTALGASMVTVGVIEGVAEATAAILKVFSGALSDYLGKRKFLMILGYGLAALTKPLFPLASSIGWVFTARFVDRIGKGIRGAPRDALVADMTPAALRGAAYGLRQALDSVGALLGPLLAVVFMLWLSDDIRAVMWVAVAPAFIAVTLLLIYVRDPERAHAPGQSKAPVTFEDAKRLPLRYWLVVVLGAVFTLARFSEAFLVLRARDVGLALGYVPVVMVVMNFFYAGAAYPAGAAADRLRPRTLLLIGLGLLIVADMVLAAANGAPAAFAGAALWGLHMALTQGLLSKLVADTVPETLRGTGFGLFNLVSGVALLLASVVAGALWSAIGPSATFLAGAGFAAVAAIGLATLGRRAPRSESG
- a CDS encoding universal stress protein yields the protein MFGTLMLLCDLSRAGVRALEWAAGLAALFGSRLTIVHVIEWSPEKGDAGASEKVELQIRAELSAAVEKTAPELVDEVISRTRIEVLEGRPAVTLLGAIGRDAPDLVVMGTAGLSDLPHVLMGSVAEKVVRHSPSPVLVTRKTSAWPPRSVLLPVDFSGPVDETFALAEALAGTLPVRFSLVHVITPVPPTARVPSLPPGDLMDGLAPREKDALERLEALQASHPKLDTDSFLLEGPAADQICQSARDSKTDLILIPTHSRSGLERFLMGGVAEQVVRYAPCAVLSHCPKAAVPYRSRLIRPEAS
- a CDS encoding phosphoribosyltransferase family protein, producing the protein MRFADRDEAARRLAKKLSRYEGRNPLVLAIPRGSVPMARIIADALGGEADVVLVRKLGAPMQPELAIGSVDEHGHTYLSDYARRLGIPDSYIEREKQAQMETLRERRRRYTAARPPIDPAGRTVIVVDDGIATGATMIAALKSVREHKPARLVAAAAVAPPENVERVRPYADDVVCLETPEDFYAVGQFFDDFPQVSDEEVLRILKAEADADPEVRIAADGHQLPGNLTVPKGASGLVLFAHGSGSSRLSPRNRCVAEVLQKAKIGTLLFDLLTPEEDRTYETRFDIPLLTRRLVAATEWTAVQEGIGALPVGYFGASTGAAAALMAAAELGNRVRAVVSRGGRPDLAGPVLDRVTAPTLLVVGGFDDVVIGMNRSAFDRMKCVKKLEIVPGATHLFEEPGTLEEAARLAAAWFERHLRAIQ